One Hordeum vulgare subsp. vulgare chromosome 4H, MorexV3_pseudomolecules_assembly, whole genome shotgun sequence DNA window includes the following coding sequences:
- the LOC123450659 gene encoding receptor-like protein kinase ANXUR1, which translates to MAAARGRGVLLAVLLAVALALVSVGADIYKPTDSILVDCGSDKEGQDEDGRKWTSDKDSKFLPDGGKSSITATADINDPSLPSSVPYMTARVFPKETAYTFPVSDADRHWVRLHFYPASYHDIPADHFFFSVTTSTGVTLLRNFSVYVTAKALTQGYIVREFSLPPSTTGSLSLKFTPTAMNNASYAFVNGIEILSMPNIFADPAQLVGLGDQTLDASAGNMQTMYRLTAGGSYIPATKDSGLSREWFPDTPYIYGAATGVTYEANDTVPIKYPSPAAEYLAPQSVYDTSRHMGRDGNVNRVNNLTWAFEVDGNFTYLVRLHFCSLMEDKINQVVFSILVNNKTATTTGSADIIAWAKEKNPDSPGKGVPVIRDYAVFTAAAPAGADSVLWVTLRPDLTTTPQFVNAFLNGLEVFKTSDASSNLAGPNPDISKMLAEAEAEADDVEGEFRERASNVGALIGGAAGGAAAFGLVAGLCFVAYQSKKRKELSNSRSHSSSGWLPVYGGGGNSQTSVSKSSGGRSAVTLNPNITAMCRHFSLQEIKSATKGFDESLVIGVGGFGKVYRGVVDGDTKVAIKRSNPSSEQGVLEFQTEIEMLSKLRHKHLVSLIGCCEDNGEMILVYDYMGHGTLREHLYKSGKPPLLWRQRLEILIGAARGLHYLHTGAKYTIIHRDVKTTNILVDDKWVAKVSDFGLSKTGPTVQNQTHVSTMVKGSFGYLDPEYFRRQKLTEKSDVYSFGVVLFEVLCARPALNPSLPREQVSLADHALSCQRRGTLEEIIDPVLEGKVAPDCLKKFAETAEKCLSDQGVDRPSMGDVLWNLEFALQMQDTFDNGGKPPEVDDYSSSFTITPPSMEESLAANAAALSLISEDMDEEDIANSVVFSQLTHPTGR; encoded by the coding sequence ATGGCGGCCGCCCGTGGCCGAGGCGTCCTGCTCGCCGTCCTCTTGGCGGTGGCGTTGGCGTTGGTGTCGGTCGGCGCCGACATATACAAGCCGACGGACTCCATTCTGGTCGACTGCGGGTCGGACAAGGAAGGGCAGGACGAGGACGGCCGCAAGTGGACCAGCGACAAGGACAGCAAGTTTCTCCCCGACGGTGGCAAGTCGTCCATCACGGCCACCGCCGACATCAATGACCCGTCGCTCCCCTCCTCCGTGCCCTACATGACGGCGCGCGTCTTCCCCAAGGAGACCGCCTACACGTTCCCCGTCTCCGACGCCGACCGGCACTGGGTGCGCCTCCACTTCTACCCGGCGTCGTACCACGACATCCCCGCCGACCACTTCTTCTtctccgtcaccacctccaccGGCGTGACGCTGCTCCGCAACTTCAGCGTCTACGTCACCGCCAAGGCCCTCACACAGGGGTACATCGTCCGGGagttctccctccctccctccaccaccggctCGCTGTCGCTCAAGTTCACGCCCACCGCCATGAACAACGCCTCCTACGCCTTCGTCAACGGCATAGAGATCCTGTCCATGCCCAACATCTTCGCCGACCCGGCCCAGCTGGTGGGCCTGGGCGACCAGACCCTGGACGCCAGCGCCGGCAACATGCAGACCATGTACCGGCTCACCGCCGGCGGCTCCTACATCCCGGCCACCAAGGACTCGGGGCTGTCCCGCGAGTGGTTCCCCGACACACCCTACATCTACGGCGCCGCCACGGGGGTCACCTACGAGGCCAACGACACGGTCCCCATCAAGTACCCCAGCCCCGCCGCCGAGTACCTGGCGCCGCAGAGCGTCTACGACACCAGCCGCCACATGGGCCGCGACGGCAACGTCAACAGGGTCAACAACCTCACCTGGGCCTTCGAGGTGGACGGCAACTTCACCTACCTCGTTCGCCTCCACTTCTGCTCGCTCATGGAGGACAAGATCAACCAGGTCGTCTTCAGCATCTTGGTCAACAACAAGACGGCCACCACCACCGGCAGCGCCGACATCATCGCCTGGGCCAAGGAGAAGAACCCTGACAGCCCCGGGAAAGGGGTGCCGGTCATCAGGGACTACGCCGTGTtcacggccgccgctccggccggCGCCGACAGCGTCCTGTGGGTGACGCTGCGCCCCGACCTCACCACCACCCCGCAGTTCGTcaacgctttcctcaacggcctgGAGGTGTTCAAGACGAGCGACGCCTCCAGCAACCTGGCCGGCCCGAACCCGGACATCTCCAAGATgctggcggaggcggaggcggaggccgaTGACGTGGAAGGGGAGTTCAGGGAGAGGGCGAGCAACGTGGGCGCGCTGATCGGCGGGGCAGCGGGCGGCGCTGCGGCGTTCGGGCTGGTGGCGGGCTTGTGCTTCGTGGCGTACCAGAGCAAGAAGAGGAAGGAGCTGAGCAACAGCCGGTCGCACTCGTCGTCCGGGTGGCTGCCGGTGTACGGCGGCGGAGGGAACTCGCAGACGAGCGTGAGCAAGTCGTCGGGCGGCAGGAGCGCGGTGACGCTGAACCCCAACATCACAGCCATGTGCCGGCACTTCTCGCTCCAGGAGATAAAGTCGGCGACCAAGGGGTTCGACGAGTCGCTGGTGATCGGCGTGGGCGGGTTCGGGAAGGTGTACCGCGGGGTGGTGGACGGGGACACCAAGGTGGCCATCAAGCGTAGCAACCCGTCGTCGGAGCAAGGGGTGCTGGAGTTCCAGACGGAGATCGAGATGCTGTCCAAGCTGCGGCACAAGCACCTGGTGTCCCTCATCGGCTGCTGCGAGGACAACGGCGAGATGATCCTCGTCTACGACTACATGGGGCACGGCACGCTGCGGGAGCACCTCTACAAGAGCGGCAAGCCGCCGCTGTTGTGGAGGCAGAGGCTGGAGATCCTCATCGGCGCCGCACGGGGGCTACACTACCTGCACACCGGCGCCAAGTACACCATCATCCACCGCGACGTCAAGACCACCAACATCCTCGTCGACGACAAATGGGTGGCCAAGGTCTCCGACTTCGGCCTCTCCAAGACGGGGCCGACGGTGCAGAACCAGACGCACGTCAGCACCATGGTGAAGGGCAGCTTCGGGTACCTGGACCCGGAGTACTTCCGCCGGCAGAAGCTGACGGAGAAGTCGGACGTCTACTCCTTCGGGGTGGTGCTGTTCGAGGTGCTGTGCGCGCGGCCGGCGCTCAACCCGAGCCTGCCGCGGGAGCAGGTCAGCCTGGCGGACCACGCGCTCAGCTGCCAGCGCAGGGGCACGCTGGAGGAGATCATCGACCCGGTGCTGGAAGGGAAGGTGGCGCCCGACTGCCTCAAGAAGTTCGCCGAGACGGCAGAGAAGTGCCTGTCGGACCAGGGCGTCGACCGCCCCTCCATGGGCGACGTGCTCTGGAACCTCGAGTTCGCGCTGCAGATGCAGGACACAttcgacaacggaggcaagccgcCCGAGGTCGACGACTACAGCAGCAGCTTCACAATCACACCGCCGTCCATGGAGGAGAGCCTCGCCGCCAACGCCGCCGCGCTGTCGCTCATCAGCGAGGACATGGACGAGGAGGACATCGCCAACAGCGTCGTCTTCTCACAGCTCACGCACCCAACCGGACGATGA
- the LOC123450660 gene encoding transcription repressor OFP12-like produces MPRSTDRRPMLGFGCFPAVGGGRRPPKSPPLVNLTYVDDGSTSTSVSPPSSASTSSPAFLDEDDADAQADVGGLSSAIASRRLCLAPPGRSNSIVDSPEGAAAPCHTTVEGAEAEAAVRSVIMSTDAPRAEFLKSMLEMAEALGLDPRRGADRARMHDLLLWYIAINDSDTLRDILGAFTELLCLLNAADNTTTHGNGDGDGTGITPPSTATADR; encoded by the coding sequence atgccaAGAAGCACGGACCGCCGTCCAATGCTGGGGTTTGGCTGCTTCCCCGCCGTCGGGGGCGGCCGGAGGCCCCCCAAGTCCCCGCCGCTCGTCAATCTTACCTACGTCGACGACGGCTCCACCTCCACCTCGGTCTCGCCGCCCTCctcggcctccacctcctccccggcCTTCCTCGACGAGGACGACGCGGACGCGCAGGCCGACGTCGGCGGCCTCTCGTCGGCCATCGCGTCCCGCCGCCTCTGCCTGGCGCCACCCGGCCGCTCCAACTCCATCGTCGACTCCCCCGAGGGCGCCGCTGCTCCCTGCCACACCACCGTTGAGggcgcggaggcggaggcggcggtgCGGAGCGTGATCATGTCGACGGACGCTCCGCGCGCAGAGTTCCTCAAGTCGATGCTGGAGATGGCGGAGGCGCTGGGGCTGGACCCGCGCCGCGGCGCCGACCGCGCGCGCATGCACGACCTCCTCTTGTGGTACATCGCCATCAACGACAGCGACACGCTCAGGGACATCCTCGGCGCATTCACAGAGCTCCTCTGCCTCCTCAACGCCGCCGATAATACCACCACCCACGggaacggcgacggcgacggcaccGGGATAACTCCACCGTCGACGGCCACAGCAGACAGATAA